The sequence below is a genomic window from Streptomyces sp. NBC_00289.
GGGAGACGACGCCCATGGGGCCGAGCGCGAGGGCCTTGTAGAAGGCGAGCAGGGCGACCGGGCCGACCAGGCCGGCGGCGAACGCGAACCACAGGCGCGGCCCGGCCTCGCTCCAGCCGCCGGTGGCCACCACGATCGCGCCGAGCACGACCGCCGCGATGCCCTGCGAGACGACGACCACGGTGAGCGCGGGGACGCGCCGGGTGAGCAGTCCGCCGCCGAAGTCGGCCAAGCCCCACAGCAGGCTGGTGGCCAGGGCGAAGAATGCTGTCACGGTCTGCCTCGCAGTACAGTTCGGTGGACGATCCGGTGCACCACACCGTAGTGCAGTGGAATGGACTCAGTCATCCATAATACTGGCCGAACCGCCGTGGGTGACCCTCCGGGGCACCGGACGCGACGGACGGGCGAGAACGTCCGGCGACAGACGGACGGAACGCGGACGGAAGACGGACGAAGGATGGACGGAATGACGGACGGAATGGACGGAACGTGTCGGACCTCGACCTGCTGAACCAGTCCCTGGCGCGCAACGTCAAGCGCTGGCGCACCGAGCGCGGCTTCACCCTGGACGCGCTGGCCGCCCGCGCCGGGGTCAGCCGCGGCATGCTCATCCAGATCGAGCAGGCCCGGACCAACCCCAGCATCGGCACGGTCGTGAAGATCGGTGACGCGCTCGGGGTCAGCATCACCACCCTGCTCGACTACGAGCAGGGCCCGAAGGTCCGCGTCGTCCCCGCCGAAGGCGCCGTGCGTCTGTGGCACACCGACGCCGGCAGCTACAACCGGCTGCTCGCGGGTGCCGAGGCGCCCGGCCCGCTCGAGATGTGGGACTGGCATCTCATGCCGGGCGAGAGCAGCCTCTCGGACCCGCACCCCACCGGTA
It includes:
- a CDS encoding helix-turn-helix domain-containing protein, coding for MSDLDLLNQSLARNVKRWRTERGFTLDALAARAGVSRGMLIQIEQARTNPSIGTVVKIGDALGVSITTLLDYEQGPKVRVVPAEGAVRLWHTDAGSYNRLLAGAEAPGPLEMWDWHLMPGESSLSDPHPTGTVELVHVTAGELTLTVDGVRHRVPAGATATFEANTPHTYGNDGDVPMDMVMAVSVPPVH